A single Pedobacter sp. PACM 27299 DNA region contains:
- a CDS encoding phosphoglycerate kinase: protein MRTIDQCNFKDKKALVRVDFNVPLDAEFNITDDKRMRAALPTITKILNDGGSVILMSHLGRPKNGPDDKFSLKHILGDLSRMLDLEVKFANDCIGEEAADKARNLEPGQVLLLENLRFYKEEEKGDRDFAEKLSKLGDVYVNDAFGTAHRAHASTAIIAEFFPNDKYFGYLMAEELKNAEKVNDGAVKPFTAIMGGAKVSDKILLIESLLDKVDNLIIGGGMAYTFAKAQGGEIGTSLLEEDRMALCLELLVKAKAKGVNLYLPLDTVIADKFSNEAEKKNVDTGCIPADWMGLDIGPKTIALFSEVIKGSKTLLWNGPMGVFEMANFEQGTRAIADAVVAATQDNGAFSLIGGGDSAAAIAKFNLEDKVSYVSTGGGALLEYMEGKELPGVKAIND, encoded by the coding sequence ATGAGAACAATAGACCAGTGTAATTTCAAAGATAAAAAAGCTTTAGTAAGGGTAGATTTCAATGTGCCTTTGGATGCTGAATTTAACATTACTGATGACAAAAGAATGCGTGCTGCATTGCCAACCATTACTAAAATTTTGAATGATGGTGGTTCAGTAATCCTGATGTCTCATTTAGGTCGTCCAAAAAACGGACCAGATGACAAATTTTCTTTGAAACACATCTTAGGTGATCTTTCCAGAATGTTAGACCTGGAAGTGAAGTTTGCAAATGATTGTATTGGAGAAGAGGCTGCCGACAAAGCTAGAAACCTGGAGCCAGGACAAGTTTTGTTATTGGAGAACCTTCGTTTTTACAAGGAAGAAGAAAAAGGAGATCGCGATTTCGCAGAGAAATTATCGAAACTTGGAGATGTATATGTGAATGATGCTTTTGGTACTGCACACCGTGCACATGCCTCTACAGCAATCATCGCTGAATTCTTTCCGAATGACAAATACTTCGGTTATTTGATGGCTGAAGAGCTTAAAAATGCGGAAAAAGTAAACGATGGTGCGGTGAAACCTTTCACTGCGATCATGGGTGGCGCGAAAGTGTCAGATAAGATTTTATTGATCGAAAGCCTGTTGGATAAAGTGGATAACCTGATCATCGGTGGTGGTATGGCTTATACTTTTGCGAAAGCTCAGGGTGGTGAAATCGGTACTTCTCTTTTAGAGGAAGACAGAATGGCGCTTTGTCTGGAATTGCTGGTTAAAGCGAAAGCTAAAGGGGTGAATTTATACCTTCCTTTAGACACCGTGATCGCGGATAAATTCTCTAATGAAGCAGAGAAGAAAAACGTGGATACGGGTTGTATTCCTGCAGACTGGATGGGCTTAGATATTGGTCCAAAAACGATTGCTTTATTTTCTGAAGTGATCAAAGGTTCGAAAACTTTGCTTTGGAATGGTCCGATGGGTGTTTTCGAAATGGCAAACTTCGAGCAAGGAACACGTGCAATTGCTGATGCAGTTGTAGCTGCTACTCAGGACAATGGCGCGTTTTCATTGATCGGTGGCGGAGATTCTGCTGCGGCCATCGCAAAATTCAATTTAGAGGATAAAGTGAGTTATGTTTCTACCGGTGGTGGTGCATTATTGGAGTATATGGAAGGCAAAGAATTGCCAGGTGTAAAAGCCATTAATGACTAG
- the mraZ gene encoding division/cell wall cluster transcriptional repressor MraZ, with the protein MVQLLGEFDCKLDAKGRLMVPSSLKKQLPNVEVEGLVINRGFEKHLVIYPKKVWEGIVEELSKLNPYEQKNREFIRYFTRGATELTLDAAGRVNLPKSLLESVGIEINTELVLACQFDKIEVWSKKGYDALFDNEPADFSKLAEEVMGNKNRRSDGE; encoded by the coding sequence ATGGTTCAACTGTTAGGAGAGTTTGATTGTAAATTGGATGCGAAAGGCCGCTTGATGGTTCCTTCGTCTCTGAAAAAACAATTGCCTAATGTTGAGGTTGAGGGACTTGTGATCAATAGAGGTTTTGAAAAACACCTGGTGATCTACCCTAAAAAAGTATGGGAAGGAATAGTGGAAGAGTTGAGTAAGTTGAATCCATACGAACAAAAAAACAGAGAATTTATTCGATACTTCACTCGCGGCGCTACGGAATTGACGTTGGATGCAGCTGGAAGGGTTAATTTACCTAAATCTTTATTGGAATCTGTAGGCATTGAAATCAACACAGAGTTGGTTTTGGCTTGTCAGTTTGATAAGATTGAGGTATGGTCGAAAAAAGGATATGATGCTTTGTTTGATAATGAGCCAGCTGACTTTTCAAAACTTGCAGAAGAAGTAATGGGTAATAAAAATAGGAGGAGCGATGGAGAATAA
- the rsmH gene encoding 16S rRNA (cytosine(1402)-N(4))-methyltransferase RsmH — translation MENNYHIPVMLKECIDGLNIKPDGVYVDVTFGGGGHSREILKHLGKDGVLIAFDQDPDAQRNKIDDPRFIFVDQNFAFIKNNLRLLGYKAVDGILADLGVSSHQFDVPERGFSTRFESDLDMRMDKQGALTAADVLNTYAEDKLHKIFGIYGEVKNAKSLARAVVTGRVEQPIKTLADFKKAAGAHIPKGKENKYMAQVFQALRIEVNKEIEVLENFLMQTADILKPGGRLVVMSYHSLEDRPVKSFLAKGKFRGEVEKDFYGNEEKPFKVITRKAVIADDEELERNSRARSAKLRIGERL, via the coding sequence ATGGAGAATAATTACCACATTCCTGTCATGTTGAAAGAATGTATCGATGGTTTGAATATCAAACCCGATGGCGTATATGTGGACGTTACCTTTGGTGGTGGCGGACATTCTAGAGAAATATTAAAGCATTTAGGAAAAGACGGAGTGTTGATCGCCTTCGATCAGGATCCTGATGCACAGCGCAATAAAATTGATGACCCGCGTTTCATTTTTGTAGACCAGAACTTTGCCTTTATCAAAAATAACCTGCGTTTGCTAGGTTATAAAGCGGTAGATGGCATTTTAGCTGATCTAGGCGTTTCTTCACATCAGTTTGATGTTCCAGAGCGTGGTTTTTCTACCAGATTTGAATCTGACCTGGATATGCGTATGGACAAACAAGGTGCGCTAACCGCTGCCGATGTGTTGAATACCTATGCAGAAGATAAACTACACAAGATCTTCGGCATTTATGGAGAAGTGAAAAATGCAAAATCGCTGGCGCGTGCGGTTGTGACCGGTCGTGTAGAACAGCCTATTAAAACCCTTGCGGATTTTAAGAAAGCGGCTGGTGCTCATATCCCTAAAGGGAAGGAAAACAAGTACATGGCTCAGGTTTTTCAGGCTTTACGCATTGAAGTAAACAAAGAAATTGAAGTGTTAGAGAATTTTTTAATGCAAACAGCTGATATCCTGAAACCAGGTGGTCGTTTGGTGGTGATGTCTTACCATTCATTGGAAGATAGACCAGTTAAAAGTTTTCTGGCTAAAGGGAAGTTCAGAGGAGAGGTGGAGAAAGATTTTTATGGTAACGAAGAGAAACCATTTAAAGTCATCACTAGAAAAGCGGTGATTGCAGACGACGAAGAGTTGGAACGCAATAGTCGCGCAAGGAGTGCGAAGCTCAGAATTGGAGAAAGATTATGA
- a CDS encoding FtsL-like putative cell division protein yields the protein MNNQFRQNIEEEDELGSEEIQIKKPRRKNREPESGKAFFKKLFTEGVVTKEAATDMLPFLLFLSVLCMLYIANSHMAVKNIRNIDKLNKEVKELSWEYKSLKADLMFKSKLTEVAKKVDTLGIKELTEPPKKIVINANEH from the coding sequence ATGAATAACCAGTTCAGGCAAAATATAGAAGAAGAGGATGAACTGGGATCTGAAGAAATTCAGATTAAGAAACCCAGAAGGAAGAATAGGGAGCCTGAGAGTGGTAAAGCGTTCTTTAAGAAGTTATTTACCGAAGGGGTAGTAACCAAGGAAGCGGCAACAGATATGTTACCGTTTTTACTGTTTTTGTCGGTTTTGTGCATGCTTTACATCGCAAACAGTCACATGGCAGTGAAGAACATCAGAAATATTGACAAGTTAAATAAAGAAGTAAAAGAGTTGAGCTGGGAATATAAATCGCTGAAAGCTGATTTAATGTTCAAAAGTAAGCTGACTGAAGTTGCTAAAAAAGTAGATACCCTGGGGATTAAGGAATTAACCGAACCCCCTAAAAAAATTGTTATAAACGCTAATGAACATTAG
- a CDS encoding penicillin-binding protein has product MNIRANILLRVYLSFGLIVLLAVAVLVRLCDVQFVEGHKWRAMADSLSTKYINVEAARGNIYSSDGSLLATSIPEYELRMDLFAGGIDDNKVFFGKVDSLAMKLSEFFKDKSPKEYSRYLRSARQDSSRYLLIKRKVGYQELKIIRTFPLYNIGKYSGGLIAVQQNKRIKPFKFLASRTIGYKNENVANGVGLEGAYGNYINGESGKRLVQRIAGGVWMPVNDEAEVAPKEGADIISTIDINMQDLAQTALERQLKLSDADHGTVILMEVNTGEVRAVANYTRVSEGVYEEKFNYAIGGSQDPGSTFKLASYMALLEDKKVDTNTLVDTGDGFYRVPGHTIKDSHGGIGVVTVMKAFEQSANTAVAKLVNTHYKDNPAQFTDHLYDIHMNEKLRLQIPGEAKPVIKNPSNRSWNKNLTLAQMAYGYEMQITPLQILSFYNAVANDGKYISPIFVKEIRRLGNPIEQFHARVISEQICSPKTVKKLQAMLEAVVTKGTGKLMSSPFYRVAGKTGTAQVADGNKGYKAKRSYQASFCGYFPADKPKYSIMVSINGPKNGYYGSTVAGPVFKEIADRIYASDIEMYNNVQDHLVGNTKNPEAKSGQSKAVKKVYGAFGIKSLYAAKSDYFNSVDTNNGVAYEEYNSVKGVMPNVNGMGLKDALFLLGNAGLKTRVFGSGKVFSQSIPSGSKIGRGLGVDLELR; this is encoded by the coding sequence ATGAACATTAGAGCAAACATATTATTACGTGTTTATCTGTCATTCGGACTGATTGTACTGCTTGCCGTAGCAGTATTGGTCAGACTATGCGATGTACAATTTGTAGAGGGGCATAAGTGGCGTGCCATGGCCGACAGCCTCTCTACTAAGTATATCAATGTAGAAGCGGCTCGTGGAAATATTTATTCTTCAGATGGAAGTCTGCTGGCGACCTCCATTCCTGAATATGAATTGAGAATGGATTTGTTTGCTGGTGGGATTGACGACAACAAGGTGTTCTTTGGAAAAGTAGATTCTTTAGCCATGAAATTATCGGAATTCTTTAAGGACAAAAGCCCTAAAGAATATTCGCGTTACCTGCGTTCAGCCAGACAGGATAGCTCACGTTACCTGCTGATCAAACGTAAAGTAGGGTACCAGGAATTGAAAATCATCAGAACGTTTCCGCTATATAATATCGGTAAATATTCAGGCGGTCTGATCGCGGTGCAGCAAAACAAAAGAATTAAGCCATTTAAGTTTCTGGCATCCAGAACGATCGGATACAAAAATGAGAATGTGGCCAATGGTGTAGGACTGGAAGGTGCTTATGGCAATTACATCAATGGTGAAAGTGGAAAAAGATTGGTACAGCGTATCGCCGGTGGCGTATGGATGCCGGTAAATGATGAAGCAGAGGTGGCTCCTAAAGAAGGTGCAGATATCATTTCTACCATAGACATTAATATGCAGGATTTAGCGCAAACCGCTTTGGAGAGACAGCTGAAATTAAGTGATGCAGACCATGGTACGGTGATCCTAATGGAGGTCAACACTGGTGAAGTGAGGGCAGTAGCCAATTATACCAGGGTATCAGAAGGGGTTTATGAAGAGAAATTTAACTATGCCATTGGCGGCAGTCAGGATCCAGGGTCTACTTTTAAACTGGCTTCATACATGGCATTGCTGGAAGATAAAAAAGTAGATACGAATACTTTGGTCGATACTGGTGATGGTTTTTACCGTGTTCCGGGACATACCATTAAAGATTCACATGGTGGTATTGGTGTGGTAACCGTGATGAAAGCATTTGAACAATCGGCAAATACAGCAGTTGCTAAACTGGTAAATACACATTACAAAGATAATCCAGCTCAGTTCACGGATCATTTGTATGATATACACATGAATGAGAAATTACGTTTGCAGATTCCTGGTGAAGCAAAACCGGTCATTAAAAACCCTTCGAACAGAAGCTGGAATAAGAACCTGACGCTCGCGCAAATGGCTTATGGATATGAAATGCAAATAACGCCATTACAGATCTTGTCATTTTATAATGCAGTGGCTAATGATGGGAAATATATTTCACCAATTTTTGTAAAAGAAATCAGAAGACTGGGCAACCCTATTGAACAATTTCATGCAAGGGTCATCTCTGAACAGATTTGTTCGCCGAAAACAGTAAAAAAACTTCAGGCTATGCTGGAAGCGGTAGTTACCAAAGGTACAGGGAAACTGATGAGCTCTCCATTTTATCGCGTTGCAGGGAAAACAGGAACAGCTCAGGTAGCTGATGGAAATAAAGGGTATAAAGCGAAGAGAAGTTACCAGGCTTCTTTCTGTGGATATTTTCCTGCCGATAAACCTAAGTATTCAATTATGGTATCTATCAATGGACCAAAAAATGGATACTATGGCTCAACTGTAGCAGGACCGGTTTTTAAAGAAATTGCAGATCGCATTTACGCAAGTGACATTGAGATGTATAATAATGTTCAGGATCACCTGGTAGGCAATACAAAAAATCCGGAAGCAAAGTCGGGACAAAGTAAAGCGGTAAAGAAAGTATACGGTGCTTTTGGGATCAAATCTTTATATGCAGCGAAGTCAGACTATTTCAATAGCGTGGATACCAATAATGGAGTTGCTTATGAAGAATATAATTCCGTAAAAGGAGTGATGCCTAACGTAAATGGAATGGGACTGAAAGATGCCCTATTTCTTTTAGGAAATGCAGGTTTGAAAACAAGAGTGTTTGGAAGTGGAAAGGTGTTTAGTCAGTCGATTCCTTCCGGCAGTAAAATAGGTAGAGGATTAGGAGTAGATTTAGAATTAAGATAA
- a CDS encoding UDP-N-acetylmuramoyl-L-alanyl-D-glutamate--2,6-diaminopimelate ligase: MQLQDVLYGIAITNLVGSTNREITALVFDSRQVIKDAVFFAIKGTLSDGHKYIENTIQAGASVIVCEQIPAQTVPGVVYIQVDNSSVALGEMAANYYGNPSSKLKLVGITGTNGKTTIATILFKLFRTLGYHVGLISTVQNHIDDVVIPATHTTPNPIALNELLQKMMDAGCEYCFMEVSSHAVVQHRIEGLDFVGGVFSNISHDHLDFHKTFDNYIKAKKAFFDGLPAGAFALTNLDDRNGMVMLQNTKATKMTYALKQLADFKARVVENSFNGLHLEIDQADVFFKLVGSFNAYNLLAVYGTAVLLGEDKLEALTALSNLTGAEGRFDYITSSNQIIGIVDYAHTPDAVQNVLSTIADIRKGTEQVITIIGCGGDRDKTKRPIMAQVACDWSDKVILTSDNPRSENPQTIVEEMEKGVSPTNKRKTLSIVDRREAIKTACHLAKPGDIILLAGKGHEKYQEINGVRYHFDDKEILMEQLNLIS; the protein is encoded by the coding sequence ATGCAATTACAAGACGTTTTATATGGAATCGCCATAACAAACCTGGTTGGGTCTACCAATAGGGAGATAACTGCGCTTGTTTTTGATTCCCGTCAGGTGATTAAAGATGCGGTGTTCTTTGCCATTAAAGGGACGCTTTCAGATGGTCATAAATATATTGAAAATACAATACAGGCAGGTGCTTCGGTAATTGTGTGTGAGCAAATTCCTGCGCAGACTGTTCCAGGAGTAGTTTATATACAGGTAGACAATAGTTCGGTCGCTTTAGGAGAAATGGCTGCTAATTATTATGGCAACCCTTCTTCGAAATTGAAATTGGTAGGCATTACCGGTACGAATGGTAAAACGACGATCGCAACGATCTTGTTTAAGCTTTTCCGTACGCTGGGTTACCATGTAGGATTGATTTCTACCGTACAGAATCATATTGATGATGTGGTGATTCCGGCTACACATACGACACCAAACCCAATTGCCTTAAATGAATTGCTGCAGAAAATGATGGATGCTGGCTGTGAATATTGCTTTATGGAAGTGAGTTCTCATGCGGTAGTGCAGCACCGTATCGAAGGTTTAGATTTTGTAGGCGGTGTGTTTTCGAACATTAGTCATGACCATTTAGACTTCCATAAAACTTTCGACAATTACATTAAAGCTAAAAAAGCATTTTTTGATGGATTGCCTGCAGGGGCTTTTGCATTGACCAATCTGGATGATAGAAACGGTATGGTGATGCTGCAGAATACCAAAGCCACCAAAATGACTTATGCCTTAAAACAGCTGGCTGATTTTAAAGCAAGAGTGGTAGAAAATAGCTTCAATGGTTTACATCTGGAGATTGATCAGGCAGATGTATTCTTTAAACTGGTGGGTTCTTTCAACGCATACAACTTGCTTGCCGTTTACGGTACTGCAGTATTGTTAGGGGAAGATAAACTGGAAGCATTAACCGCGCTGAGCAACCTTACGGGAGCCGAAGGCAGGTTTGATTACATCACCTCGAGTAACCAGATCATCGGGATTGTAGATTATGCACATACACCAGATGCAGTGCAGAATGTATTGAGTACCATTGCCGACATTAGAAAAGGCACAGAACAGGTGATTACGATCATCGGTTGTGGTGGTGATAGAGATAAAACAAAACGCCCGATTATGGCACAAGTGGCCTGCGATTGGAGTGATAAGGTGATCCTGACTTCGGACAATCCAAGGTCGGAAAATCCGCAAACGATAGTAGAGGAAATGGAAAAGGGCGTATCGCCAACAAATAAGAGGAAGACGTTGAGTATAGTAGATAGAAGAGAAGCGATTAAAACGGCTTGCCATTTAGCAAAACCAGGAGATATTATCCTGCTGGCTGGAAAAGGGCATGAGAAGTATCAGGAAATCAATGGCGTGAGGTATCATTTCGATGATAAGGAAATATTAATGGAACAATTAAACTTGATCAGCTAA
- the mraY gene encoding phospho-N-acetylmuramoyl-pentapeptide-transferase, giving the protein MLYYLFEYLNAHYDFPGLRLFQYITFRTSLAIIISLIITTVFGRAIINYLQKMQVGETVRNLGLEGQMQKQGTPTMGGIMILLGILVPTLLLANLSNIYVLLMIITTVWMGVIGFVDDYIKVFRKNKEGLAGRFKIVGQVGLALIIGWTMYFNPNIVVRQTVDESGITNATAPMVLRQKGESFYYTQDVKSTLTNVPFYKNNEFDYAKVLKFLGEGYEKYSVFVFLFFVVIIVTAVSNGANITDGIDGLATGTSAIIGITLGLLAYVSGNTVIADYLNIMYIPNSGELMIFAGAFVGACVGFLWYNSYPAQVFMGDTGSLAIGGIIAAFAIMIRKELLIPVLCGVFLIENLSVIIQVSYFKYTKKRFGEGKRVFLMSPLHHHYQKKGYHEAKIVTRFWIIGILLAIITIITLKLR; this is encoded by the coding sequence ATGTTATATTATTTATTCGAATACCTAAACGCACATTACGATTTCCCGGGATTGAGGCTGTTTCAATACATCACTTTCCGTACTTCCTTAGCGATCATTATTTCCTTAATCATTACTACTGTTTTTGGCCGTGCCATTATCAACTATCTGCAGAAAATGCAGGTGGGGGAAACCGTAAGAAACCTGGGTTTAGAAGGACAAATGCAGAAACAAGGAACGCCAACAATGGGTGGAATCATGATCCTGTTAGGGATTTTGGTGCCTACTTTATTACTGGCTAACCTTTCTAATATTTATGTATTGCTGATGATCATCACCACCGTTTGGATGGGAGTGATTGGCTTTGTAGATGATTATATCAAGGTTTTCAGAAAAAACAAAGAGGGTTTAGCAGGTAGGTTTAAGATTGTCGGACAAGTTGGTCTGGCTTTGATTATCGGATGGACGATGTATTTCAATCCTAATATTGTTGTACGTCAGACGGTGGATGAATCGGGTATTACCAATGCGACAGCACCAATGGTACTGCGACAAAAAGGAGAGAGTTTTTACTATACACAGGATGTAAAATCTACCTTGACGAATGTTCCTTTTTACAAAAATAATGAGTTTGATTATGCCAAAGTCCTGAAATTTTTAGGAGAAGGCTATGAGAAATATTCGGTGTTTGTATTCCTGTTTTTTGTAGTCATTATTGTGACTGCAGTATCCAATGGGGCAAATATTACAGATGGGATTGATGGATTAGCCACAGGGACCTCCGCGATTATCGGGATTACCTTAGGCCTGCTGGCCTATGTATCGGGTAATACCGTGATTGCCGATTACCTGAACATCATGTATATCCCCAATTCAGGAGAGCTGATGATCTTTGCGGGTGCTTTTGTTGGTGCTTGTGTTGGCTTTTTATGGTATAACTCGTACCCTGCACAGGTGTTTATGGGGGATACCGGAAGTTTGGCCATCGGTGGTATTATCGCCGCTTTTGCGATCATGATCCGTAAAGAATTACTGATCCCGGTTTTATGTGGCGTATTCCTGATTGAGAACTTGTCGGTAATCATTCAGGTGAGCTATTTTAAATATACAAAAAAGCGGTTTGGAGAGGGCAAAAGGGTATTTTTGATGTCTCCTTTACACCACCACTATCAGAAAAAAGGATACCATGAAGCTAAAATTGTGACACGGTTCTGGATCATTGGGATTTTATTGGCCATCATTACGATCATCACTTTAAAACTTCGATAA
- the murD gene encoding UDP-N-acetylmuramoyl-L-alanine--D-glutamate ligase: MEKQRIVVLGAGESGVGAAMLAQKQGFDVFVSDLGAIPSQYKEHLQELNIAFEEKQHTAELILNAVEVVKSPGIPETAPMIKALKAKGISVISEIEFAKRYTKAKTICITGSNGKTTTSLLTYHILKNAGLNVALAGNIGNSFAALVATADFDYYVLEISSFMLDDMYEFRADISILLNITPDHLDRYDYKLSNYAASKLRITQNQQSDDVFIYCADDDETLKAMKSVKINSGMLAFSIRKKIENGAYLEGNNLHININLKEELTMSITELALQGKHNVYNSMAAGIVAKILDIKNSVIRESMSDFKNVEHRLEHVGKISGVEYINDSKATNVNSTWYALESVNPGVILIMGGVDKGNDYSMLKDLVREKVRAIVCLGKDNKRIHEAFEDDVEVIVNTFSANEAVQVAYHLANKGNTVLLSPACASFDLFKNYEDRGNQFKMAVKEL, encoded by the coding sequence ATGGAAAAGCAAAGGATAGTCGTTTTAGGAGCCGGTGAAAGCGGTGTAGGTGCCGCAATGTTAGCACAGAAACAAGGATTTGATGTTTTTGTCTCTGATCTAGGTGCCATCCCTTCGCAGTACAAAGAACATTTGCAGGAACTGAATATCGCCTTTGAAGAAAAGCAGCATACAGCTGAACTGATCTTGAATGCGGTAGAGGTAGTGAAGAGTCCTGGAATTCCGGAAACTGCTCCAATGATTAAAGCATTGAAAGCAAAAGGCATATCAGTGATCTCGGAGATTGAATTTGCGAAAAGATATACTAAGGCAAAAACGATCTGCATTACCGGGTCGAATGGTAAAACAACGACCTCCTTGTTGACGTACCACATTTTGAAAAATGCGGGATTGAACGTTGCCCTGGCAGGAAATATTGGGAATAGCTTTGCAGCATTAGTCGCAACGGCTGATTTTGACTATTACGTATTGGAAATTTCCAGCTTCATGTTGGACGATATGTATGAATTCAGAGCTGATATCTCCATTTTATTAAACATTACGCCGGATCATTTGGACCGGTACGATTATAAACTGAGTAATTATGCAGCCTCAAAGTTGCGGATCACTCAAAATCAGCAGAGTGATGATGTTTTCATTTATTGTGCTGATGATGACGAGACTTTAAAAGCGATGAAGTCTGTCAAAATCAATTCAGGGATGCTGGCTTTTTCTATCCGTAAAAAGATTGAAAATGGCGCTTACCTGGAAGGCAATAACCTACACATCAACATTAACTTAAAAGAAGAATTAACCATGTCGATCACAGAATTAGCTTTACAAGGCAAGCATAATGTTTATAATTCTATGGCTGCGGGCATAGTTGCGAAAATATTGGATATTAAAAATTCCGTGATTCGTGAGAGCATGAGTGACTTCAAGAATGTGGAACATCGTTTAGAACATGTCGGTAAAATTTCCGGTGTGGAGTATATCAATGATTCCAAGGCGACTAATGTGAACTCTACCTGGTATGCGCTGGAAAGTGTGAACCCTGGCGTGATCCTGATTATGGGTGGCGTAGATAAAGGCAATGACTATAGTATGCTGAAAGACCTGGTTCGTGAGAAAGTTAGGGCAATCGTGTGCTTAGGGAAAGACAATAAAAGGATTCATGAGGCTTTTGAAGATGATGTAGAAGTGATTGTCAATACCTTCTCCGCAAATGAAGCAGTTCAGGTGGCTTACCACTTGGCAAATAAAGGGAATACGGTGCTGTTGTCACCGGCCTGCGCAAGTTTTGATTTGTTCAAAAACTACGAAGACCGTGGCAATCAGTTTAAAATGGCTGTGAAAGAACTATAA
- a CDS encoding FtsW/RodA/SpoVE family cell cycle protein has protein sequence MIAINQILDKTKGDRWIWLIIILLSLISILTVYSATGTYAYKVNKTVEKVLLTKHLIFVIMGIGMIYISHLLDYKYYAGISKILMIITIPLLFYTAVFGANINDASRWVKIPVIGLTFQTSDLAKLALITFLARMLTKKQENIKDVKEAFVPIMGSVCVVFVLIAWANLSTAIMLFGVSILLLIIGRISIKQISIVCAGGAVLLLFIVFLGPRAGTYKSRVNSFLHPELQNSDKTYQADQSKIALATGGVFGKGPGNSTQRNFLPHPYSDFIFAIIVEEYGLLGAMTVIVLYLVLLYRCVRIVTQSPKAFGALLAAGLSFSLTIQAFANMAVAVGLGPVTGVPLPLVSMGGTSMIFTSIAFGIILSVSRDVEENSHKKVVVGEIPAID, from the coding sequence ATGATCGCAATTAATCAGATTTTAGACAAGACAAAAGGAGATCGCTGGATATGGCTGATCATTATCCTTTTATCGCTGATCTCTATACTTACCGTGTATAGTGCAACGGGAACGTATGCCTATAAAGTGAATAAGACCGTAGAAAAAGTTTTATTAACCAAACACCTGATCTTCGTGATCATGGGTATAGGGATGATCTATATCTCGCATTTACTGGATTATAAATATTACGCTGGGATTTCCAAAATCCTGATGATCATTACCATTCCATTGCTATTCTATACTGCGGTATTTGGAGCGAATATCAATGATGCTTCGCGTTGGGTAAAGATTCCGGTAATTGGATTGACGTTCCAGACTTCCGATTTGGCAAAACTTGCGCTGATTACCTTTTTGGCAAGGATGCTGACGAAGAAGCAGGAAAATATTAAAGATGTAAAAGAAGCCTTTGTTCCGATTATGGGATCGGTATGTGTGGTTTTTGTACTGATTGCCTGGGCGAATTTATCGACGGCAATTATGTTGTTTGGGGTGAGTATCCTTTTGTTAATTATCGGCAGGATCTCTATTAAACAAATCTCCATAGTTTGTGCCGGTGGTGCAGTTTTGCTATTGTTTATTGTGTTTTTAGGACCCAGAGCAGGAACGTATAAATCCAGGGTAAACTCATTCTTACATCCGGAGCTGCAAAATTCGGATAAGACCTATCAGGCAGATCAATCTAAAATCGCACTGGCAACAGGCGGTGTTTTTGGAAAAGGCCCCGGAAATAGCACGCAAAGAAATTTCTTACCTCACCCATATTCGGATTTTATCTTCGCGATTATCGTGGAAGAATATGGTTTGCTGGGGGCGATGACGGTGATTGTGCTCTACCTGGTGCTGCTCTACCGATGTGTACGGATTGTGACGCAGAGTCCCAAGGCCTTCGGGGCCTTGCTGGCTGCGGGCTTAAGCTTTAGTCTGACCATTCAGGCTTTTGCCAATATGGCCGTAGCCGTAGGTTTAGGTCCGGTTACCGGGGTACCTTTACCATTGGTCAGCATGGGGGGTACTTCCATGATTTTTACCAGTATCGCCTTTGGAATTATCCTGAGTGTGAGCAGAGATGTAGAAGAGAATAGTCATAAAAAAGTAGTGGTAGGTGAGATTCCTGCGATAGATTAA